One stretch of Corynebacterium auriscanis DNA includes these proteins:
- a CDS encoding YPDG domain-containing protein yields MANLRGRKARNAGSGALALGFSDKMKSVAAAAAVLMLATTGTVVVQSQVALPAAVAQEAPVADGREIIDADMIESGRVTTAGNLTDSGGVGKGLLSGHVFAASADGNPGATVDNNLETVDGVTVYAQFRDADGSYSPVFSAKTHTLPDVVGGNGGGGTYAFGNGDRGMTWTDAAGKEHEYKAAANQQHRVWVEPYRNVNGNQMQMIRQANGFVPGSFNYPSQYPLGSFVSAGLNMQLTAVFMQEMAPSHATSYMAAKGDKLVEDPLGAVRNPATQLDVSNTVSGRVWFETGRTDAGLTATGPNYTGTDGDVAASDLTVFASTLTKDGAAANNALREQYKDDPEALAIETKKMLEAHPEYILKTVHGKTNSDGFYTLRFGEYTDAAQNQADILNRDHLFMWVENQDGVVQQGYTGFQRPVFQSFQSGGGFRAEVNPGDNQTVTSRVEDIGKPRYGKPVGSFYNINFGIMPYAPAHITTDYNATDKPAQPGTTVTPTLRGQLSKLPSRVEWRDKSGQVVKTCEIDQSQTPTTQVASCTFDIPGDANDGDIYSAVLVSGGNDVSASSVLVKKDAQNGQFEPKYPETTGSPNETVEVPSPVFSDPDGQEVSPPEGTAFAPGPDAPGGAQVNSTGKITVKIPAEAQPGDVIEVPVEVTYPDKTKDTVIAKITVTDPSAPAEQPDWNDGETPADTPKNIPNEGGDVPEGSTVEVTEGPGTATLNEDGSITVTPNEGAKPGDKIVVEVKNGTGEVVDTVTVTLTDPSAPAEQPDWNDGETPADTPKNIPNEGGDVPEGSTVEVTEGPGTATLNPDGSITVTPNEGAKPGDKIVVEVKNGTGEVVDTVTVTLTDPENTDPTDPAGDVSVDAAPDTKVQRGEEVSIPVTSTPNSVVTADGLPPFLKYNPETKAIEGTVPADAELTSYDVVVKAELDGKEDQDKFKITVTERMIADPDTDGDGIPDSKDPDIDGDGVNNSDEKAAGTDPYNPDTDGDGTNDGDEDTDGDGKPNKDESDPTKDETTDTDGDGIPDIIDKDDQDGPKGDKDGDGIPNAQDPDADGDGVSNDDEKAAGLDPLNPDTDGDGTNDGDEDTDGDGKKNKDESKVPEGPVTDGDGDGLGDTGVTDENPKDGTPDIIDGPLKNDTDGDGIVDAVDPDIDGDGVNNSDENAAGTDPYNPDTDGDGTNDGDEDTDGDGKPNKDESDPTKDETTDTDGDGIPDIIDKDDQDGPKGDKDGDKIPNEEDPDADGDGVNNDDEKASGLNPLNPDTDGDGTNDGDEDTDGDGKPNKDESNVPEGPVTDGDGDGLGDTGITDENPKNGKPDLLDGTEEKDTDGDNIPDSKDPDADGDGVSNDDEKVAGLDPLKPDTDGDGTNDGDEDTDGDGKPNKDESNVPEGPVTDENGDGLGDTGVTDENPKDGTPDIIDGPAEKDTDGDNIPDSKDPDADGDGVSNDDEKVAGLDPLKPDTDGDGTNDGDEDTDGDGKPNKDESNVPEGPVTDENGDGLGDTGVTDENPKDGTPDIIDGPKKPGLSDGNNGSDSLPGSSDGTGSSEGLIPGLIGGGIIGGIIGGIAGGSNAPGSSMPGKPGDMKPGKPGKPGDMKPGKPGAGDMKPGKPGAGDNGAANQGGNGGNTGAGNNNGGNTGAGNNNGGNSAAADQGNRGGQLAMTGVSGVAITLGAAVLALAVGGALLALRRRES; encoded by the coding sequence ATGGCTAACCTGCGAGGCCGTAAGGCTCGTAACGCCGGATCGGGTGCGCTGGCACTCGGTTTTTCTGACAAGATGAAGTCCGTTGCTGCTGCAGCGGCAGTACTGATGCTGGCCACAACTGGCACGGTCGTTGTACAGTCGCAGGTTGCATTGCCTGCGGCGGTGGCCCAAGAGGCGCCGGTTGCTGATGGGCGGGAAATCATCGATGCGGACATGATTGAAAGTGGCCGTGTTACTACGGCGGGAAATCTCACCGATTCAGGTGGTGTGGGCAAAGGTCTGCTCTCAGGGCATGTTTTTGCTGCATCCGCCGATGGGAATCCGGGCGCTACGGTCGATAACAATTTGGAAACGGTGGACGGCGTAACCGTTTACGCTCAGTTCCGCGATGCAGACGGTAGCTACTCGCCAGTTTTCTCCGCCAAAACGCATACTTTGCCAGACGTCGTGGGTGGCAACGGTGGCGGAGGTACATACGCTTTCGGAAATGGCGATCGGGGAATGACGTGGACGGACGCCGCGGGTAAGGAGCACGAATACAAAGCGGCTGCTAATCAGCAGCACCGCGTTTGGGTAGAGCCATACCGAAATGTCAACGGCAATCAGATGCAAATGATTCGTCAGGCTAATGGATTCGTGCCAGGATCATTCAACTATCCTTCACAGTATCCGTTGGGTTCATTCGTATCTGCGGGTCTAAATATGCAGTTGACTGCGGTCTTCATGCAGGAGATGGCCCCTTCCCATGCTACCTCCTACATGGCAGCAAAAGGTGACAAGCTAGTCGAAGACCCGTTGGGTGCCGTGCGGAATCCAGCTACCCAACTAGATGTGTCCAACACCGTTTCGGGGCGAGTTTGGTTTGAAACCGGGAGGACTGACGCTGGTTTAACTGCAACTGGCCCAAATTACACTGGAACTGATGGTGACGTTGCCGCATCTGATCTAACAGTATTTGCATCTACCCTCACCAAAGATGGCGCTGCAGCGAATAATGCGCTGCGTGAACAGTACAAAGATGATCCCGAAGCGCTTGCCATTGAGACCAAAAAGATGCTCGAGGCGCATCCCGAGTACATTCTGAAGACGGTCCATGGAAAGACTAATAGTGACGGTTTCTATACCCTGCGGTTTGGCGAATATACCGACGCTGCGCAGAATCAGGCGGACATCCTCAATAGGGATCACCTATTTATGTGGGTTGAAAACCAGGATGGGGTGGTGCAGCAAGGTTACACCGGTTTCCAACGTCCAGTCTTCCAGAGTTTTCAGAGCGGTGGCGGGTTCCGTGCAGAGGTCAATCCGGGGGATAATCAGACAGTAACTAGTCGGGTGGAAGATATCGGTAAGCCGCGGTATGGCAAGCCAGTTGGGTCTTTCTACAACATCAACTTCGGTATCATGCCCTATGCGCCCGCGCACATCACGACCGACTACAACGCTACGGATAAGCCAGCTCAGCCCGGTACGACCGTAACTCCGACGCTGCGGGGGCAGCTATCCAAACTCCCATCTAGGGTTGAGTGGCGTGACAAGTCCGGACAGGTAGTTAAGACTTGCGAAATTGATCAGAGCCAAACCCCCACTACCCAGGTTGCGAGCTGCACATTTGATATTCCCGGTGACGCAAATGATGGTGACATTTACTCGGCAGTCCTAGTGTCGGGTGGGAATGATGTTTCTGCATCTTCTGTTTTGGTGAAGAAGGATGCACAAAATGGCCAATTCGAACCGAAGTATCCAGAGACTACGGGTAGTCCGAATGAAACGGTGGAGGTTCCGTCCCCGGTATTCTCTGATCCGGATGGTCAGGAGGTGTCTCCACCCGAGGGAACAGCCTTTGCACCCGGGCCTGATGCTCCGGGAGGAGCCCAGGTAAATTCCACGGGAAAGATAACCGTTAAGATTCCGGCTGAGGCTCAACCTGGCGATGTCATTGAAGTTCCAGTAGAGGTTACGTACCCAGATAAGACCAAGGACACCGTGATCGCGAAGATTACGGTTACGGATCCGTCTGCTCCAGCTGAGCAGCCTGATTGGAACGACGGTGAGACTCCAGCTGATACGCCAAAGAACATCCCTAACGAGGGTGGTGACGTTCCTGAGGGCTCGACCGTTGAGGTAACTGAGGGTCCTGGTACGGCGACGCTCAATGAGGATGGATCGATCACCGTCACGCCTAATGAGGGTGCTAAGCCTGGCGACAAGATCGTTGTTGAGGTCAAGAATGGCACCGGTGAGGTTGTGGATACCGTCACCGTCACCCTGACCGATCCGTCTGCTCCAGCTGAGCAGCCTGATTGGAACGACGGTGAGACTCCAGCTGATACGCCAAAGAACATCCCTAACGAGGGTGGTGACGTTCCTGAGGGCTCGACCGTTGAGGTAACTGAGGGTCCTGGTACAGCGACGTTGAACCCGGATGGTTCGATCACCGTGACGCCTAATGAGGGCGCTAAGCCTGGCGACAAGATCGTTGTTGAGGTCAAGAATGGCACCGGTGAGGTTGTGGATACCGTCACCGTCACCCTGACCGACCCTGAGAACACGGACCCCACCGATCCGGCGGGCGACGTTTCGGTTGACGCCGCACCGGATACTAAGGTTCAGCGCGGTGAGGAAGTATCCATCCCGGTTACATCCACCCCGAATTCCGTGGTTACGGCAGACGGCCTGCCTCCGTTCCTGAAGTACAACCCAGAGACCAAGGCTATTGAGGGAACCGTCCCTGCTGACGCGGAACTCACCAGCTACGACGTAGTCGTAAAGGCGGAACTGGATGGCAAGGAAGACCAGGACAAGTTCAAGATCACTGTCACGGAGCGCATGATTGCTGATCCAGACACCGATGGTGACGGCATCCCAGATTCTAAGGATCCTGACATCGACGGTGATGGTGTGAATAACTCCGATGAGAAGGCTGCCGGTACTGATCCCTACAATCCAGACACTGATGGTGACGGCACCAATGACGGTGACGAGGACACCGATGGTGATGGTAAGCCGAACAAGGATGAGTCCGATCCGACGAAGGATGAGACCACCGATACCGATGGTGATGGCATCCCAGACATCATTGATAAGGATGATCAGGATGGTCCTAAGGGTGACAAGGATGGCGATGGCATCCCTAACGCTCAGGATCCAGATGCCGATGGTGACGGTGTGTCCAACGATGATGAGAAGGCCGCTGGCTTGGATCCGTTGAATCCTGATACCGACGGTGACGGCACCAATGATGGTGACGAGGACACCGATGGTGACGGCAAAAAGAACAAGGATGAGTCCAAAGTTCCTGAAGGTCCTGTAACCGATGGTGACGGTGATGGCCTGGGTGATACCGGTGTCACGGATGAGAATCCAAAGGATGGCACCCCTGACATCATCGACGGTCCGCTTAAGAATGACACGGATGGCGATGGCATCGTCGACGCGGTTGATCCTGACATCGATGGTGATGGTGTGAACAACTCCGATGAGAACGCCGCTGGTACTGATCCCTACAATCCAGACACTGATGGTGACGGCACCAATGACGGTGACGAGGACACCGATGGTGATGGCAAGCCGAACAAGGATGAGTCCGATCCGACGAAGGATGAGACTACCGATACCGATGGCGATGGCATCCCAGACATCATTGATAAGGATGATCAGGACGGTCCTAAGGGTGACAAGGACGGCGACAAGATCCCTAACGAGGAGGATCCAGACGCTGACGGTGATGGTGTCAACAATGATGATGAGAAGGCATCTGGTCTCAACCCGCTCAACCCTGATACCGACGGTGACGGCACCAATGATGGTGACGAGGACACCGATGGTGATGGCAAGCCAAACAAGGATGAGTCCAATGTTCCTGAAGGTCCTGTAACTGACGGTGACGGTGACGGCCTGGGTGATACTGGCATCACGGACGAGAACCCGAAGAACGGTAAGCCTGACTTGCTTGACGGCACCGAAGAGAAGGATACTGACGGCGATAACATTCCGGATTCTAAGGATCCGGATGCTGACGGTGACGGTGTGTCCAACGATGACGAGAAGGTCGCTGGCCTGGATCCGTTGAAGCCAGATACCGACGGTGATGGCACCAATGATGGTGACGAGGACACCGATGGTGATGGTAAGCCAAACAAGGATGAGTCCAATGTTCCTGAAGGTCCTGTAACCGACGAGAACGGTGATGGCCTGGGTGATACCGGTGTCACGGATGAGAATCCAAAGGATGGCACCCCTGACATCATCGACGGACCGGCCGAGAAGGATACTGACGGCGATAACATTCCGGATTCTAAGGATCCGGATGCTGATGGCGACGGTGTGTCCAACGATGACGAGAAGGTCGCTGGCCTGGATCCGTTGAAGCCAGATACCGACGGTGACGGCACCAATGATGGTGACGAGGACACCGATGGTGACGGTAAGCCAAACAAGGATGAGTCCAATGTTCCTGAGGGTCCTGTAACCGACGAGAACGGTGATGGCTTGGGTGATACCGGTGTCACGGATGAGAATCCAAAGGATGGCACCCCTGACATCATCGACGGTCCAAAAAAGCCAGGCCTCTCCGACGGCAATAATGGTTCGGACAGCCTGCCTGGTTCCAGTGACGGCACCGGCTCGTCCGAGGGCCTGATTCCAGGCCTGATCGGCGGTGGCATCATCGGCGGCATCATCGGCGGAATCGCTGGTGGCAGCAATGCACCAGGTTCCTCCATGCCCGGCAAGCCAGGTGACATGAAGCCAGGCAAGCCCGGCAAGCCAGGCGACATGAAGCCAGGTAAGCCAGGTGCAGGTGACATGAAGCCAGGCAAGCCAGGTGCAGGTGACAACGGTGCTGCAAACCAGGGCGGCAACGGTGGCAACACCGGCGCTGGCAACAACAACGGTGGTAACACCGGTGCTGGCAACAACAACGGTGGCAACTCCGCAGCAGCGGACCAAGGCAACCGCGGTGGCCAGCTGGCAATGACCGGTGTATCCGGTGTGGCAATCACACTGGGCGCTGCAGTTCTCGCCCTTGCCGTAGGTGGCGCGCTGCTCGCACTGCGCCGCCGCGAGAGCTAA
- a CDS encoding NAD(P)H-quinone oxidoreductase translates to MNPSDANPNHNPNQNPNSNPNSGNSGATNPPTNSAAGGTQALGIVQANPDEAASLEWKAIAKPQPATGEALVRVRFAGVNRADTLQAQGHYPPPQGVTDVMGLEVTGVIEDPNGATKPDGTPWEKDEHVAALLSGGGYATHVVVPHGQLLPIPDGFSLAEAASIIEVACTVWSNLTDVAGMKAGDRVLLHGGGGGIGTFATQYATTIGADVAVTAGSQAKLDVCKRYGATTLINYKEQDFAEELKPLGGADIILDIIGAKYLDSNVKALAKDGRLVIIGMQGGVKGELNIGRLLSKRGSIHATGLRYRDIADKARIVAGTQRDIWPLLANGTITHHIDRTMPVEKAAEAHKALLNGEVTGKIVLEVG, encoded by the coding sequence ATGAACCCTTCAGACGCGAACCCCAATCACAACCCCAATCAGAACCCCAACAGCAACCCCAATTCCGGCAACAGCGGCGCCACGAATCCCCCCACGAATAGCGCCGCCGGCGGCACCCAGGCCCTCGGGATCGTGCAGGCGAATCCGGACGAGGCGGCGTCCTTGGAATGGAAAGCAATCGCAAAGCCCCAGCCAGCCACCGGCGAAGCACTGGTGCGCGTGCGCTTCGCCGGCGTGAACCGCGCCGATACCCTGCAAGCGCAAGGCCACTACCCACCGCCACAGGGAGTCACGGACGTGATGGGCCTAGAGGTCACCGGTGTGATCGAGGATCCAAACGGCGCGACCAAACCCGATGGCACCCCGTGGGAAAAAGACGAACACGTGGCTGCGCTCCTCAGCGGCGGCGGTTACGCCACGCACGTTGTGGTCCCCCACGGCCAGCTATTGCCCATCCCCGACGGCTTTAGCTTGGCCGAAGCTGCCAGCATCATCGAAGTTGCCTGCACCGTATGGTCGAACCTCACCGATGTGGCCGGCATGAAGGCCGGCGATCGCGTTCTGCTGCACGGCGGCGGTGGTGGCATCGGCACATTCGCCACCCAATATGCCACCACCATCGGTGCGGACGTTGCCGTAACAGCAGGCAGCCAGGCAAAGCTGGACGTCTGCAAACGCTACGGAGCTACCACCTTGATCAACTACAAGGAGCAGGACTTCGCTGAGGAGCTCAAGCCACTCGGCGGGGCAGACATTATCCTCGACATCATCGGTGCAAAGTACCTCGACAGCAACGTCAAGGCGCTAGCCAAGGACGGGCGCCTCGTGATCATCGGCATGCAAGGCGGTGTGAAGGGTGAACTGAACATTGGCCGCTTGCTCAGCAAACGCGGCAGCATCCACGCCACCGGTCTGCGCTACCGCGATATCGCAGATAAAGCCCGCATCGTCGCCGGAACGCAACGCGATATCTGGCCTCTCCTGGCAAACGGCACAATCACCCACCACATCGATCGCACAATGCCCGTGGAAAAAGCTGCCGAGGCGCACAAAGCGCTACTCAACGGGGAGGTCACCGGCAAGATTGTGCTGGAAGTGGGGTAA